One window of Amaranthus tricolor cultivar Red isolate AtriRed21 chromosome 13, ASM2621246v1, whole genome shotgun sequence genomic DNA carries:
- the LOC130798832 gene encoding uncharacterized protein LOC130798832, producing MPIQLDEDGSNFHTWVTLFKLHCQAHLVDSHILPDDSSKTSVSKDSEWQRRDDIVRTWIYGSISPSLPQSIVRPDDCAFDAWNRLENNFQNNKTSRILHLESQFNDISLSNFPNVKSYCNELETIATSLTNLGTSITDNRLVLQVLHGLILEYKTFRSLVQHMNPIPSFDTLRSMLELEERSNHKHNSLAQDSALITTNKASFSESSAHFNNRGPPHHCGAHRHKVITPGLVLL from the coding sequence ATGCCTATCCAACTTGATGAAGATGGTTCCAACTTTCATACTTGGGTCACTTTATTCAAGCTTCATTGTCAAGCTCACCTTGTGGATTCTCACATTCTTCCCGATGACTCCTCTAAAACTTCAGTTTCTAAAGATTCCGAATGGCAACGTCGTGATGACATTGTTCGCACATGGATTTATGGCTCTATTAGTCCATCCCTCCCTCAATCTATAGTTCGTCCCGATGATTGTGCCTTTGATGCTTGGAATCGTCTTGAGaacaatttccaaaataataagACATCTCGAATTCTTCATCTTGAGTctcaatttaatgacatttctcTATCTAATTTTCCCAATGTGAAATCTTATTGCAATGAACTTGAAACTATTGCTACTTCTCTTACTAATCTTGGCACTTCCATCACCGATAATCGATTGGTTCTCCAAGTTCTTCATGGCTTGATTTTGGAATACAAAACTTTTAGGTCTTTGGTTCAACATATGAATCCCATTCCCTCCTTTGATACTCTTCGTTCTATGTTAGAATTGGAAGAGCGCTCCAACCATAAACACAATTCTCTCGCTCAAGATTCGGCCCTTATTACCACAAACAAAGCTTCTTTTTCCGAAAGTTCCGCTCATTTTAACAACCGCGGCCCTCCCCACCACTGTGGTGCCCACCGTCACAAAGTTATCACGCCGGGACTAGTGCTTCTATGA